From Candidatus Binatus sp., one genomic window encodes:
- a CDS encoding ABC transporter permease, producing the protein MTEFSIHKVWIVAQREYLERVRTRSFIFSTLATPLLMGVFLILPALISASTAPGMARDSERPARVVIASDNRALAELASGELMRQRGTPYQASVVSSASPAEHQLLDKRLDAGGIEGYVWLDGAARASRHVVFATDRTDDFILQRRLGDALSYAFAADRMVKQGSSAGDVAATLQPVDLTAVRAGKPSSMYNAVRGAAVVLILMFVMLFSLLSYGVIVMRSVMEEKTARITEVLLCAASAQELMTGKILGAGSVGLTQIGVWFTIAAFSASRSLYFRAAMTALDVGPSLIVYFVVFYILGYLLYSAIFAGVGAIFNSIDEAQQWNFVIILPLIAASAMILPVATASDSPASVVVSLFPFCSPILMFERLAVNNPPLWQLALSLLLLVATIGAAMFISGRIYRTGILMYGKRPTIRELSRWLRHA; encoded by the coding sequence ATGACTGAGTTCTCGATTCACAAAGTCTGGATCGTCGCGCAACGGGAATACCTCGAGCGGGTCAGGACCCGCTCGTTTATCTTCTCGACCTTGGCGACTCCGCTGCTGATGGGAGTATTTCTGATCCTGCCCGCGCTGATCAGCGCATCGACGGCGCCCGGTATGGCGCGTGACAGCGAGCGCCCGGCGCGAGTCGTGATCGCATCCGATAATCGCGCGCTGGCCGAACTTGCCAGCGGCGAGTTGATGCGCCAGCGGGGGACGCCCTACCAGGCCTCGGTCGTTTCTTCCGCGTCGCCGGCCGAGCACCAGCTACTCGACAAGCGGCTCGACGCGGGCGGCATCGAAGGCTACGTGTGGCTCGACGGCGCGGCGCGCGCTTCCCGTCACGTCGTGTTCGCGACCGATCGCACGGACGACTTCATTCTTCAGCGCCGGCTCGGCGACGCGCTGTCGTACGCGTTCGCCGCGGATCGCATGGTGAAGCAGGGCAGCAGCGCCGGCGACGTGGCCGCGACGCTGCAGCCCGTCGATCTCACGGCGGTCCGCGCGGGCAAGCCGTCCTCGATGTACAACGCGGTGCGCGGCGCCGCAGTCGTGTTGATTCTCATGTTCGTGATGCTGTTTTCGCTGCTGTCCTACGGCGTGATAGTGATGCGATCGGTCATGGAAGAAAAGACTGCGCGCATTACCGAAGTCTTGCTGTGCGCGGCGAGCGCGCAGGAACTCATGACCGGCAAGATTCTCGGCGCCGGCAGCGTCGGCCTGACGCAGATCGGGGTATGGTTCACGATCGCGGCGTTCAGTGCGTCGCGAAGCCTGTACTTCCGCGCCGCGATGACGGCGCTCGACGTGGGCCCGTCGCTGATCGTCTATTTCGTCGTCTTCTACATATTGGGTTACCTGCTGTACAGCGCGATCTTCGCCGGCGTCGGCGCGATCTTCAATTCGATCGACGAAGCGCAGCAGTGGAACTTCGTGATCATCTTGCCGCTGATCGCTGCGTCGGCGATGATTCTGCCGGTGGCGACGGCGTCGGATTCGCCGGCCTCGGTGGTGGTTTCGCTGTTTCCGTTCTGTTCGCCGATCCTGATGTTCGAGCGCCTTGCTGTCAACAATCCGCCGCTATGGCAGCTCGCGCTGTCATTGCTGTTGCTGGTCGCGACGATTGGCGCGGCGATGTTCATCAGCGGGCGAATCTACCGGACCGGTATTCTGATGTACGGCAAGCGCCCCACGATTCGTGAGCTCTCGCGATGGCTCCGCCACGCTTGA
- a CDS encoding ABC transporter ATP-binding protein, with protein MPPTVELLRVRKSYGGFTAVDDLSFEIPPAHIFGLLGPNGAGKTSTIRMMIGITAPDSGCVRLFGEPLRRRALRRVGYLPEERGLYRRMTVGGNLVFLGRLAGLSVATSRERIDAWARRLGIADWIDRRVEELSKGMQQKIQFIAALLHDPGLIVMDEPFAGLDPLNTMQLKDVLVGLRAAGKSILFSTHRMDQVEKLCDSICLIDRGKSVLQGSLSAIKAGNGRRFVQIDYEGDGGCLAGNPLIDSLNDYGNHAEIRLRPGADPQQLLQTAMRGLRVIRFQVMDPSLEQIFIDRIAGRDD; from the coding sequence GTGCCGCCGACCGTCGAACTGCTGCGAGTCCGAAAGTCGTACGGCGGCTTTACAGCCGTTGACGATCTCTCGTTCGAAATTCCGCCAGCGCATATTTTCGGCCTGCTCGGACCCAACGGCGCCGGCAAGACCAGCACCATCCGCATGATGATCGGTATCACCGCTCCCGATTCCGGCTGCGTGCGGCTCTTTGGCGAACCACTGCGCCGCCGCGCGCTGCGCCGGGTCGGTTATCTGCCCGAGGAGCGCGGCTTGTACCGCCGGATGACCGTCGGCGGCAACCTGGTTTTTCTCGGACGGCTTGCGGGGCTGTCGGTCGCCACCTCGAGGGAACGAATCGATGCGTGGGCGCGGCGGCTCGGGATTGCGGACTGGATCGATCGCCGGGTCGAGGAGTTGTCGAAGGGGATGCAGCAGAAGATCCAGTTCATCGCGGCGCTGTTGCACGATCCCGGCTTGATCGTCATGGATGAGCCGTTCGCCGGCCTCGATCCGCTCAACACGATGCAGCTCAAAGATGTGCTGGTCGGGCTTCGCGCGGCGGGAAAGTCGATCCTGTTCTCGACCCATCGGATGGACCAAGTGGAAAAGCTGTGCGACTCGATCTGCCTGATCGATCGCGGCAAGTCGGTGCTGCAAGGGAGCCTGAGCGCGATCAAAGCCGGTAACGGACGGCGCTTCGTGCAAATCGACTATGAAGGCGATGGCGGATGCCTGGCCGGCAATCCGCTCATCGATTCGTTGAATGACTACGGCAATCACGCCGAAATCCGCCTCAGGCCGGGCGCCGACCCGCAACAACTGCTGCAGACTGCGATGCGCGGGTTGCGCGTGATCCGATTCCAGGTGATGGACCCGTCGCTGGAACAGATCTTCATCGATCGAATAGCCGGCAGAGATGACTGA
- the icd gene encoding NADP-dependent isocitrate dehydrogenase: MAYQHIKVPSNGEKITLGANHILKVPDRPIIPFIEGDGTGPDIWRASQYVFDNAVKKIYGGKRQIAWMEVFAGDKPFKNWKTWLPDETVEAFREFLVGIKGPLTTPIGGGIRSLNVALRQMLDLYVCLRPVRYFAGVPSPVKHPEKLDVVIFRENTEDIYAGIEWPAESPEAKKVIKFLLEEMGVKNMRFPNTSGIGIKCISREGSERLIRAALDYAISHKRKSVTFVHKGNIMKYTEGAFRDWGYELVKREYKGKAVGWDDCNGKPPAGQMLVKDAIADITLQQVLTRPDEFDVVATMNLNGDFLSDALAAQVGGLGIAPGANINYLTGHAIFEATHGTAPKYADQDKVNPGSVILSGVMMFEHLGWQEVADGIVRGLEKTIGKKEVTYDFERLTTGAKLLKCSEFGKAIVDNM; encoded by the coding sequence ATGGCATATCAGCACATCAAAGTTCCGAGCAACGGCGAAAAGATTACTCTTGGCGCCAATCACATCCTGAAAGTTCCTGACCGCCCGATCATTCCGTTTATCGAAGGCGACGGCACCGGCCCCGACATCTGGCGCGCATCGCAGTACGTTTTCGACAATGCGGTGAAGAAAATCTACGGCGGCAAGCGCCAGATCGCGTGGATGGAGGTGTTCGCGGGCGATAAGCCGTTCAAGAATTGGAAGACCTGGCTGCCCGACGAAACCGTCGAGGCATTCCGCGAATTCCTGGTCGGCATCAAGGGCCCGCTGACAACTCCGATCGGCGGCGGCATCCGCTCGCTCAACGTGGCGCTGCGCCAGATGCTCGATCTCTACGTATGCCTGCGCCCGGTGCGCTACTTCGCGGGCGTGCCCAGTCCGGTCAAGCATCCTGAGAAACTCGACGTCGTAATCTTCCGCGAGAACACCGAAGACATCTACGCGGGAATCGAATGGCCGGCGGAGTCGCCCGAGGCAAAAAAGGTCATCAAATTCTTGCTCGAGGAAATGGGCGTCAAGAATATGCGCTTCCCCAATACCTCGGGAATCGGAATCAAATGCATTTCGCGCGAGGGTTCCGAGCGCCTGATTCGCGCCGCGCTTGATTACGCGATTAGCCACAAGCGCAAGAGCGTGACCTTCGTCCACAAGGGCAACATCATGAAGTACACCGAGGGCGCGTTCCGCGATTGGGGCTACGAACTCGTAAAACGCGAATACAAAGGCAAGGCCGTTGGATGGGACGATTGCAACGGCAAGCCGCCGGCCGGCCAAATGCTGGTCAAGGATGCAATCGCGGATATCACCCTCCAACAGGTGCTGACGCGTCCCGATGAATTCGACGTCGTCGCCACGATGAACTTGAACGGCGACTTTCTGTCCGATGCGCTTGCGGCGCAGGTCGGCGGGCTCGGAATCGCTCCCGGCGCGAACATCAACTACCTGACCGGCCATGCGATCTTCGAAGCGACCCATGGCACCGCGCCCAAGTACGCCGACCAGGACAAAGTCAATCCGGGCTCGGTTATCCTGTCGGGCGTGATGATGTTCGAGCACCTGGGATGGCAGGAAGTTGCCGACGGGATCGTTCGCGGCCTTGAGAAGACCATCGGCAAGAAAGAGGTGACCTACGACTTCGAGCGACTGACCACCGGCGCGAAGCTGCTCAAGTGCTCGGAGTTCGGCAAGGCGATCGTGGATAATATGTAA
- a CDS encoding antitoxin: MPKRETAKVFKIGRSQAVRIPKQFRFSADEVLIEPDGDSVILTPRPRQRRALGSVSV; this comes from the coding sequence ATGCCAAAGCGTGAAACCGCGAAGGTGTTCAAGATCGGCCGCAGTCAGGCGGTTCGGATTCCAAAGCAGTTCAGGTTCTCCGCCGATGAAGTTCTCATCGAGCCCGATGGAGACAGCGTAATCCTGACACCGCGCCCGCGTCAGCGAAGGGCGCTCGGCAGTGTGTCCGTCTAA
- a CDS encoding acyl-CoA dehydrogenase family protein — protein MDFTYTPEQEKFRAELRRWLEKNSAEAFGRTGEGLGGSTASLLDVRDDGRWNQLLDYHRRLYQAGYVALHWPKEWGGGGASMIDQAIYQDEVLGLALPLYGANQLAIDRIGPTIMHLGTEQQKKRYLLKMLTGEEIWCQGYSEPNAGSDLAALQTRAVLDGDTFVINGQKVWTSLAHRADWQVLLVRSDPAAPKHKGISYLLVDMHSPGITVRPLVQITGDAGFNEVFYDNVRVPKENLVGELNAGWQVSIATLMYERVSGGTRHPVERTIGELLELAKKVDFQGGPAWKHPYVRQKLAQFASEARCLRLSRYRSLSAQLKGKVPGVESSFGKLFATELNLRVAMFADEMLGAFANVEGGSLGAVEGGRWMHRTLAARGLTIAAGSSEIQHNIIGERVLKLPKG, from the coding sequence ATGGATTTCACCTACACGCCGGAACAGGAAAAATTTCGCGCCGAATTGCGGCGCTGGCTTGAAAAGAACTCCGCCGAAGCCTTCGGGCGCACGGGCGAGGGTCTCGGCGGCTCGACTGCCAGCCTGCTCGACGTTCGCGACGACGGGCGATGGAATCAACTGCTCGACTACCATCGCCGGCTCTACCAGGCCGGCTACGTAGCGCTGCACTGGCCCAAGGAATGGGGCGGAGGCGGCGCGAGCATGATCGATCAGGCCATCTACCAGGACGAAGTCTTGGGGCTCGCGCTGCCGCTGTACGGCGCCAATCAGCTCGCGATCGATCGAATCGGCCCGACCATCATGCATCTGGGCACCGAGCAGCAGAAAAAACGCTACCTGCTCAAGATGCTGACCGGCGAGGAAATCTGGTGCCAGGGTTATTCCGAACCCAACGCGGGCTCCGATCTCGCGGCCCTGCAGACGCGCGCGGTGCTCGACGGCGACACCTTCGTCATCAACGGGCAGAAAGTATGGACCAGTCTGGCGCATCGCGCGGACTGGCAGGTGCTGCTGGTGCGCAGCGACCCCGCGGCGCCCAAGCACAAAGGGATTTCGTACCTGCTGGTCGATATGCATAGCCCCGGGATCACGGTGCGTCCGCTGGTTCAGATCACGGGCGACGCCGGATTCAACGAGGTCTTTTACGACAACGTGCGCGTGCCCAAGGAAAACCTGGTCGGCGAGCTGAACGCGGGATGGCAGGTGTCGATCGCGACGCTCATGTACGAACGAGTTTCCGGCGGCACGCGGCATCCGGTGGAACGCACGATCGGCGAGCTGCTCGAGCTCGCGAAGAAAGTGGATTTCCAGGGCGGCCCCGCGTGGAAGCATCCGTACGTGCGGCAGAAACTCGCGCAGTTCGCGAGCGAGGCGCGATGCCTGCGCCTGTCGCGCTACCGCTCGCTGTCGGCGCAGCTCAAGGGCAAGGTGCCCGGGGTGGAGAGCTCATTCGGCAAACTTTTCGCCACCGAGCTGAACTTGAGAGTCGCGATGTTCGCCGATGAGATGCTTGGCGCGTTCGCCAACGTCGAAGGCGGCAGCCTCGGCGCGGTCGAGGGCGGCCGCTGGATGCATCGGACGCTGGCGGCGCGCGGGCTGACGATCGCGGCGGGCTCGAGCGAGATTCAGCACAACATCATTGGCGAGCGGGTGCTCAAGCTGCCCAAGGGCTGA
- a CDS encoding type 1 glutamine amidotransferase — protein MAKIYVLQHHPVENLGAIADALEGAALAWQYVRVYDGQPVPASMKGAGGLIVMGGPMGVDQTDRHPWLRDEMRLVEDAMKSNLPVLGVCLGAQIIAAALGAKVDRNPNGKEIGWHPIRLSDFAKHDRLMRDLPETMTPFHWHGDSFDLPPGAVLLASSEKTPCQAFRHGDKAYGFQFHFELTRDGVAAMADAFAKELVRENIAAAPMIAQAAEFTASLEKISDTVFSRWASPIQGT, from the coding sequence ATGGCGAAGATTTATGTTTTGCAGCATCACCCAGTCGAGAATCTCGGCGCCATAGCCGACGCGCTCGAAGGCGCCGCGCTCGCCTGGCAATACGTGCGCGTTTACGACGGCCAGCCAGTGCCCGCGAGCATGAAGGGCGCCGGCGGCCTGATCGTCATGGGCGGTCCGATGGGTGTCGATCAGACTGACCGGCATCCGTGGCTGCGCGACGAGATGCGCCTGGTCGAAGACGCGATGAAATCGAATCTGCCGGTGCTCGGCGTATGCCTGGGCGCGCAGATTATTGCGGCCGCGCTCGGCGCGAAGGTCGATCGCAACCCCAACGGCAAGGAAATCGGATGGCATCCGATCCGGCTCAGCGATTTTGCCAAACACGATCGTCTGATGCGCGATTTGCCCGAGACGATGACGCCGTTTCATTGGCATGGCGACAGCTTCGATCTGCCGCCGGGTGCGGTCTTGCTCGCATCGTCGGAGAAAACCCCGTGCCAGGCGTTTCGTCACGGCGACAAGGCGTACGGCTTCCAGTTTCATTTCGAGCTGACGCGCGACGGAGTCGCGGCGATGGCCGATGCGTTCGCGAAGGAATTAGTCCGCGAGAATATCGCAGCCGCTCCAATGATCGCTCAGGCCGCCGAGTTCACGGCGTCGCTGGAAAAGATTTCCGACACCGTCTTTTCGCGCTGGGCCTCCCCAATCCAGGGCACCTGA
- the ruvB gene encoding Holliday junction branch migration DNA helicase RuvB, with product MDEDRKLDLALRPRELSEFVGQERTKKILGMSIKAARGRDEAMDHVLLSGPPGLGKTSLAHIIAREMVVNVRVTSGPALERQADLAGILTNLEKGDVLFIDEIHRLQKPVEERLYSAMEDFDFHMMVGEGMGAHTMKLSVNPFTLVGATTRSGLLSSPLRDRFGQHFHLDFYDHAELGEIVRRSADLLKMAIDDNGATEIASRSRGTPRIANRLLRRVRDFAQVNEAPVVTREIALAALDLLEIDTAGFDKMDRAILGAIIDKFDGGPVGVESLAAAVGEESDTIEEVYEPYLLQEGFLARTSRGRVATQRAYAHLGRVRRGTML from the coding sequence ATCGACGAGGATCGCAAGCTCGACTTGGCGCTGCGCCCGCGCGAGCTCTCTGAGTTCGTCGGACAGGAGCGCACCAAAAAAATCCTGGGGATGTCGATCAAGGCGGCGCGCGGACGCGACGAGGCCATGGACCACGTTCTGCTGTCGGGGCCGCCCGGACTGGGCAAGACCTCGCTCGCGCACATCATCGCGCGCGAGATGGTCGTGAACGTCCGCGTCACCTCGGGGCCCGCGCTCGAACGCCAGGCTGATCTGGCGGGGATCCTCACCAATCTCGAAAAGGGCGACGTGCTTTTCATCGATGAAATCCACCGCCTGCAAAAACCGGTCGAGGAGCGGCTGTACTCGGCGATGGAGGATTTCGACTTTCATATGATGGTCGGCGAGGGGATGGGCGCGCACACGATGAAGCTCTCGGTCAATCCATTCACTCTGGTGGGCGCGACCACCCGATCGGGCTTGCTGAGTTCGCCGTTGCGCGACAGATTCGGCCAGCATTTTCACCTCGACTTTTACGATCACGCTGAACTGGGCGAGATAGTGCGCCGCTCCGCCGACTTGCTGAAGATGGCGATCGACGACAATGGAGCCACCGAAATAGCCTCGCGCTCGCGCGGCACACCCCGCATCGCCAACCGCCTGCTGCGCCGCGTGCGCGACTTCGCGCAGGTCAACGAGGCGCCGGTCGTGACCCGCGAAATCGCGCTGGCCGCGCTCGACCTGCTCGAAATCGACACCGCCGGCTTCGACAAGATGGACCGCGCGATTCTCGGCGCGATAATCGACAAGTTCGACGGCGGACCGGTTGGCGTCGAGAGTCTTGCCGCCGCGGTCGGCGAGGAATCCGACACCATCGAGGAAGTTTACGAGCCCTACCTGCTGCAGGAGGGATTCCTGGCGCGCACTTCGCGCGGCCGCGTCGCGACCCAGCGCGCCTATGCGCATCTCGGCCGCGTCCGCCGTGGCACTATGCTCTAG
- the ruvA gene encoding Holliday junction branch migration protein RuvA translates to MIASLTGALAVRDAGRIVVETGGVGYEVLIPLSTYYRLPQLGDRVALEIRQVVREDALTLYGFSSATEKRAFDLLMSVQHVGPKLALAILSVLAPEELVAAIGKGDVDRIDAVPGVGPKVAERVVRELRDKVAALKMAAPSTSAPDGYIRPAPDGNGRPAGAADEAVSVLVNLGMKPVEAKRTVDAVLAADAGAADNLEVLIRKSLAVLFGEK, encoded by the coding sequence ATGATCGCGTCGCTGACGGGCGCGCTGGCGGTTCGCGATGCGGGCCGGATCGTCGTCGAGACCGGCGGCGTCGGCTACGAAGTGCTGATTCCGCTGAGCACCTACTACCGATTGCCGCAACTCGGCGACCGGGTCGCGCTCGAGATACGCCAGGTCGTGCGCGAGGATGCGCTCACGCTTTACGGATTCTCCAGCGCCACCGAGAAACGCGCCTTCGACCTGCTGATGAGCGTGCAGCACGTCGGCCCGAAACTCGCCCTGGCGATCCTGTCGGTCCTTGCGCCCGAAGAACTGGTCGCCGCAATCGGCAAGGGCGACGTGGACAGAATCGACGCGGTGCCCGGCGTCGGTCCCAAGGTCGCGGAGCGGGTCGTGCGCGAACTGCGCGACAAAGTCGCCGCCTTGAAGATGGCGGCGCCGTCAACCAGCGCGCCCGACGGCTATATCCGGCCCGCGCCGGATGGAAACGGAAGACCGGCCGGCGCGGCCGATGAAGCAGTTTCAGTGCTGGTGAACCTCGGCATGAAGCCGGTTGAAGCCAAACGCACGGTTGACGCGGTGCTCGCCGCGGACGCCGGCGCGGCGGACAATCTGGAAGTTTTGATTCGCAAATCGCTGGCGGTGCTGTTTGGCGAAAAATAA
- the ruvC gene encoding crossover junction endodeoxyribonuclease RuvC yields the protein MRILGVDPGSAVCGYGVVEGPGARFVTAGTIRCASLAPGPGRLRRIHENLLAIIDEFSPQALSLERHFVAANVQSAFRLGEARAMAMLAAAERGLAMFEYPPNEVKLCVAGHGHADKAQVKYMVRKTLNLDPSIDLADDAADALALALCHLGRGRVPNLVEAIERIRPPAPRRSRPRMAPQ from the coding sequence ATGCGGATACTCGGGGTGGATCCCGGGAGTGCGGTATGCGGTTACGGCGTCGTCGAAGGTCCCGGCGCACGCTTCGTCACCGCCGGTACGATCCGATGCGCGTCGCTCGCACCGGGACCCGGGCGCTTGCGCCGCATCCACGAAAATCTTCTCGCCATCATCGACGAGTTCTCTCCCCAGGCGCTGAGCCTCGAGCGTCATTTCGTCGCTGCCAATGTGCAAAGCGCGTTTCGCCTCGGCGAGGCGCGCGCGATGGCGATGCTCGCGGCGGCGGAGCGCGGCCTCGCCATGTTCGAATATCCGCCCAACGAGGTTAAGCTCTGCGTCGCCGGTCACGGACACGCCGACAAGGCGCAGGTCAAATACATGGTGCGCAAGACGCTGAATCTCGACCCGTCGATCGATCTCGCCGACGACGCCGCCGACGCGCTCGCGCTGGCGCTTTGCCATCTTGGCCGCGGACGCGTCCCCAACCTGGTCGAGGCGATCGAGCGCATTCGCCCGCCCGCGCCGCGCCGAAGCAGGCCCCGGATGGCGCCGCAATGA
- a CDS encoding YebC/PmpR family DNA-binding transcriptional regulator: MSGHSKWSSIKHKKAITDSKRGRAFTKLIKEITIAARLGGGDLNSNPRLRTAVTLAKKQSMPNDNIDRAIKKGTGEIAGASLEEITYEGYGPGGVAIMVDVLSDNRNRTVAELRFIFSRRAGNLGEAGCVGWMFKKRGLIGIEKSAIDEDKLLELALDAGADDVTSDGDTFQVLTSPDKLNAVRDALEKAGLAIAHSEQTRIPENTVAVSGHAAEQVLKLMEELEDHDDVQNVAANFDISDQEMAQFSAA, translated from the coding sequence ATGTCGGGTCATTCGAAATGGAGTTCGATCAAGCATAAGAAGGCGATTACCGATTCCAAGCGCGGCCGCGCCTTCACCAAGCTGATCAAGGAAATCACGATCGCGGCGCGACTCGGCGGCGGCGACCTTAATTCCAATCCGCGCTTGCGCACCGCCGTGACGCTGGCCAAGAAGCAATCGATGCCCAACGACAACATCGATCGCGCGATCAAGAAGGGCACCGGCGAAATCGCCGGCGCGTCGCTCGAGGAAATCACCTACGAAGGCTACGGCCCCGGCGGCGTCGCGATAATGGTTGACGTGCTCTCGGACAATCGCAATCGCACCGTCGCCGAGTTGCGCTTCATCTTCTCCCGGCGCGCCGGCAACCTGGGCGAGGCGGGATGCGTCGGCTGGATGTTCAAGAAGCGCGGCCTGATCGGAATCGAAAAATCCGCCATCGACGAGGACAAGCTGCTCGAACTCGCGCTCGACGCCGGCGCCGACGACGTGACCAGCGACGGCGATACCTTCCAGGTCCTCACTTCGCCCGACAAATTGAACGCCGTGCGCGACGCGCTGGAAAAGGCCGGGCTTGCGATCGCGCATTCGGAACAAACACGGATTCCCGAAAATACGGTCGCGGTTTCCGGCCATGCGGCCGAGCAGGTGCTCAAGCTGATGGAAGAACTCGAGGATCACGATGACGTGCAGAACGTCGCCGCGAACTTCGACATCAGCGACCAAGAGATGGCGCAGTTCTCGGCGGCCTAG
- a CDS encoding PA14 domain-containing protein — translation MKWAAANSPGAIAPEDRIRQIETAVFLIPFITYAYFYQGADQSVACRFDLMRSMVEKGVLWINDFCGFNTADIITFHGHIYSVKAPGTSYTALIPWLVFRIALLPLSAAHEPLYWAFVTYLTTVFTTGLLISALCVVMFRFARFIGASEGRAAGVALILGLATIAFPYATELTGEPVAAACVFTAFYLLATFYSRPSRARAIAAGFLAGWAVLNDYPVFLVAAAIGIYALFKLSDWKYLAAFSAGAAITVAIMLAFNWGAFGNPFFFSYQAFKLAPAENHQFPEQAVGFVGLTYPKLRILWNVLVDPQRGLFFCNPVLLLSIVGVGYFARLKRWRAEFIVTVYSFVVLFLFNASYGQSIISWGGGTATGPRQIVASVPFMVLALAFLPAACDYLLGAIGALSAVIMLMATATNPHFPYEYDNPVRDFALQQFMRGDFATNRDAFFGGGMVVGDSVAFNLGKLIGLSAPFQLWPLAAFWIFGSFDLSQSLGLWGIGASRRLTQIAAAVGIAAVFLLSMNQRVMQGFLDSGRHGLLGRYYVGEQCGQTAPHIVRVDRQLDFDDIAQMGAMPFPSCDIWRGELIAPKTGDYEFMIEVDDSGWVTVDGMQVIHDPGLVNKGHDAGRIQLTEGPHRIEVGERNMAGGSYLHLYWRIPGAPDSEIVPADALIPDRPRT, via the coding sequence ATGAAGTGGGCCGCCGCGAACTCGCCTGGCGCGATCGCTCCGGAGGATCGCATCCGGCAAATCGAGACTGCGGTCTTCCTGATCCCCTTCATCACCTACGCCTACTTCTATCAGGGCGCCGACCAGAGCGTCGCCTGCCGCTTCGACCTGATGCGCTCGATGGTCGAGAAAGGCGTCCTGTGGATTAACGATTTTTGCGGCTTCAACACCGCCGACATCATCACCTTCCACGGCCATATTTATTCGGTTAAGGCGCCCGGCACTTCCTACACCGCATTGATTCCGTGGCTGGTTTTCCGAATCGCGCTGCTGCCTCTGAGCGCGGCTCACGAGCCGCTGTACTGGGCCTTTGTCACTTACCTGACCACCGTGTTTACCACCGGGCTGCTGATCTCGGCGCTGTGCGTCGTCATGTTTCGCTTTGCGCGATTCATCGGCGCGTCGGAGGGCCGCGCGGCCGGCGTCGCGCTGATTCTCGGCCTTGCGACGATCGCATTTCCGTACGCGACCGAGCTCACCGGCGAACCCGTCGCCGCTGCATGCGTCTTCACCGCGTTCTATCTGCTGGCGACTTTCTATTCCCGCCCGTCGCGCGCGCGCGCGATTGCGGCCGGCTTTCTGGCGGGATGGGCGGTGCTCAACGATTACCCGGTCTTCCTGGTCGCCGCGGCGATCGGAATCTACGCCCTGTTCAAACTGTCCGATTGGAAATATCTGGCGGCGTTCTCCGCCGGCGCCGCGATCACCGTCGCGATCATGCTCGCTTTCAACTGGGGCGCCTTCGGAAATCCGTTCTTCTTCAGTTACCAGGCGTTCAAGCTCGCGCCCGCCGAAAATCATCAATTCCCCGAGCAAGCGGTCGGATTCGTCGGCCTGACCTATCCGAAGCTCCGCATTCTCTGGAACGTGCTGGTCGATCCGCAGCGCGGATTGTTTTTCTGCAACCCGGTGCTGTTGCTGTCGATTGTCGGCGTCGGCTACTTCGCGCGGCTGAAGCGATGGCGCGCCGAATTCATCGTCACGGTTTATTCGTTCGTGGTGCTGTTCCTGTTCAACGCCTCGTACGGCCAATCGATCATATCGTGGGGAGGCGGCACCGCGACCGGCCCGCGGCAAATCGTCGCCTCGGTTCCCTTCATGGTCCTCGCGCTCGCTTTTCTCCCCGCCGCCTGCGACTACCTGCTCGGCGCGATCGGCGCGCTGTCGGCCGTGATCATGCTGATGGCGACGGCGACCAATCCGCACTTTCCCTACGAATACGACAATCCGGTGCGCGACTTCGCGCTTCAGCAATTCATGCGCGGCGACTTCGCCACCAACCGCGACGCATTCTTCGGCGGCGGCATGGTCGTCGGCGACTCCGTCGCCTTCAACCTCGGCAAACTCATCGGACTGTCCGCCCCGTTTCAGCTCTGGCCGCTGGCCGCGTTTTGGATCTTCGGCTCGTTCGATCTGTCGCAGTCGCTGGGGCTATGGGGAATTGGCGCGTCGCGCCGCCTGACGCAAATCGCCGCGGCGGTGGGCATCGCGGCCGTGTTCCTGCTCTCGATGAATCAGCGGGTCATGCAGGGGTTCCTGGATAGCGGCCGCCACGGATTACTGGGCAGGTACTACGTCGGCGAGCAATGCGGCCAGACCGCGCCGCACATTGTGCGCGTCGATCGGCAACTGGACTTCGATGACATTGCCCAGATGGGCGCGATGCCGTTTCCGTCGTGCGACATCTGGCGAGGCGAGCTGATCGCGCCCAAGACCGGCGACTACGAGTTTATGATCGAGGTTGACGATTCGGGATGGGTCACGGTGGACGGCATGCAGGTGATTCACGATCCCGGCTTGGTAAACAAGGGTCACGACGCCGGCCGTATCCAGCTTACCGAGGGGCCGCATCGGATTGAGGTGGGCGAGCGAAATATGGCCGGCGGCTCCTACCTGCACCTGTATTGGAGAATCCCCGGCGCGCCGGACTCCGAGATCGTGCCCGCCGATGCGCTCATCCCCGACCGCCCCCGCACCTAG